In Carassius carassius chromosome 5, fCarCar2.1, whole genome shotgun sequence, one genomic interval encodes:
- the zc3h12b gene encoding probable ribonuclease ZC3H12B isoform X1, with product MVLELTAPASAGPALQRCIPHIQRVFRVRVSCSTAESSCESPNAGSCIIVNIEDGKEEDCTKAKEYIVSLISPLHKHRERLTLWLQRRLHALRAAIEYESCAVVQVRDHALELQGGHAQVTSACAMLQRLKMEQRGCREPQALPAATGHDSPEEEDEEDDEEAREDGSSSESDGEARSRSRSSGGVVSTAGSEEGLTGKRQDPLTATKPHRQLCRSSCLDRPSFSQSSILQELRTDDTQRAQTPLRQTSDRDYQTKMDFALKLGYSGEQVESVLSKLGCSALINDLLAELVRLGNKGDPESQTAAGTAGLTPRAVGAKETVSHETSLEEDASDTYDNLRPIVIDGSNVAMSHGNKDVFSCLGIQLAVDWFLEKGHKDITVFVPAWRKEQSRPDAPIKDQEILRKLEKEKILVFTPSRRVQGRRVVCYDDRFIVKLACDSDGIIVSNDNYRDLQNEKPEWKKFIEERLLMYSFVNDKFMPPDDPLGRHGPSLENFLRKRPVVPEHKKQPCPYGQYSKSKKCTYGHKCKYYHPERANQPQRAVADELRAFAKLSAVKTMSEGALAKCGTSGSANKGDSSSEAKRVAPKRQSDPSIRSVACEQEERLCPARKAEANSVPSLVSALSVPTMPLTKSHAAGALNTRSASSPVPGSLHFTHSSLEHAGSIQYPPILVTNSQGASVAYGEPFPKYDSVVSDHGYYSMLSDFSTISLQDSFCSLEQPEPVGVGGGYPGRASMCPEPGRSHSSDSYSSYSGEMYLNSLEGSLDDSMKGPPSQTQTQPSAQIRLQAFAHGFHHEALTRVQSYGTDEPKPGPRKQSSAHLAPHSQHTVVGARSSCPGDYPPVSQNMLPSASPSQQGRSLGMTRMDSISDSRLYESNPLRQRRPPLCREQHASWDPLPCGNEPYSYGSYGLTGGLMPCCERVMVRSMPEKMEQIWRSPWDSVPPPPLSARGPAEEPQERHPIPEHQYQTYRNLCNIFPAYVVHLVMEENPHMTDPQQLAAVIVTKLRTCH from the exons ATGGTTTTGGAGCTCACCGCGCCCGCCAGTGCAGGCCCTGCGCTCCAGCGCTGCATCCCGCACATCCAGCGGGTTTTCCGGGTCAGAGTGAGCTGCAGCACTGCCGAGTCCAGCTGCGAGAGCCCCAACGCCGGCTCCTGTATCATCGTAAACATCGAGGACGGCAAGGAAGAAGACTGCACTAAAGCTAAA GAGTACATTGTGTCGCTGATCAGTCCATTGCATAAGCACCGTGAGCGTTTGACTCTTTGGCTGCAGCGGCGACTGCATGCCCTACGTGCAGCTATTGAGTACGAGAGCTGTGCCGTGGTGCAGGTGAGGGACCATGCACTGGAGCTTCAGGGAGGTCATGCACAGGTAACATCTGCATGCGCCATGCTGCAGCGCCTGAAGATGGAGCAACGCGGCTGCCGAGAACCCCAGGCCTTGCCCGCTGCCACCGGCCATGACTCTCCagaagaagaggatgaggaggatgatgaagaagCCAGGGAAGATGGGAGCAGTTCTGAGAGTGACGGTGAGGCGCGGTCACGGAGCAGGAGTTCTGGAGGCGTTGTCAGCACCGCGGGGTCAGAAGAAGGATTGACCGGAAAGAGGCAGGACCCACTCACAGCAACCAAACCTCACCGGCAGCTGTGTCGCTCATCCTGTTTGGACCGTCCCAGCTTCAGCCAGAGCAGCATCTTACAGGAGTTGCGCACAGATGACACCCAGAGAGCCCAAACGCCCTTGCGTCAAACCAGCGATCGAGATTACCAAACCAAAATGGACTTTGCTCTGAAACTGGGCTACTCCGGAGAGCAGGTGGAGTCTGTGCTGAGTAAACTGGGGTGCAGCGCACTAATCAATGATTTATTGGCCGAACTGGTACGCTTAGGCAATAAAGGAGATCCAGAGAGTCAGACAGCAGCGGGCACTGCAGGTTTAACACCACGGGCGGTGGGTGCCAAAGAAACCGTCAGCCATGAAACATCGCTGGAGGAAGACGCATCAGACACGTATGATAACCTCAGACCAATTGTGATTGATGGATCCAATGTTGCCATGAG ccATGGAAACAAAGATGTGTTCTCATGCCTGGGCATTCAGCTGGCTGTTGATTGGTTCCTGGAGAAAGGCCACAAAGACATCACAGTTTTCGTCCCAGCATGGAGGAAAGAGCAGTCAAGACCTGATGCGCCAATCAAAg ATCAGGAGATCCTACGGAAATTAGAGAAGGAAAAGATCCTCGTCTTCACGCCGTCTCGCAGAGTCCAAGGTCGACGAGTGGTTTGCTACGACGACCGTTTTATCGTCAAGCTGGCCTGCGACTCAGACGGGATCATCGTGTCCAACGACAACTACCGAGACTTGCAGAATGAGAAACCAGAGTGGAAGAAATTTATTGAGGAACGACTCCTCATGTACAGCTTCGTCAACGACAA GTTTATGCCTCCTGATGATCCTTTAGGCAGACATGGACCTAGTCTTGAAAATTTTCTCCGCAAACGACCAGTGGTTCCAGAGCACAAGAAGCAGCCGTGTCCTTATGGTCAGTACAGCAAAA GTAAGAAGTGCACGTACGGCCATAAATGCAAGTACTACCACCCAGAAAGAGCCAACCAACCACAGCGGGCTGTTGCTGACGAGCTCAGAGCCTTTGCCAAACTCTCTGCTGTAAAAACAATGAGTGAGGGGGCACTTGCCAAATGTGGGACCTCTGGTTCTGCTAACAAGGGGGACAGTAGCTCCGAGGCAAAGCGAGTGGCACCCAAGCGCCAGTCTGACCCTAGTATCCGGTCGGTTGCATGTGAGCAAGAAGAGAGACTCTGTCCAGCGCGGAAGGCCGAGGCCAATTCTGTACCGTCGTTAGTTTCGGCACTTAGTGTTCCAACTATGCCACTGACGAAAAGTCACGCGGCAGGCGCCCTGAACACACGCTCTGCGAGCAGCCCTGTTCCAGGGTCTCTGCACTTTACCCACAGCTCGCTCGAGCATGCGGGCAGCATCCAATATCCCCCCATCCTAGTCACCAATAGTCAGGGTGCGTCCGTGGCTTATGGTGAGCCGTTCCCCAAGTACGACTCTGTGGTAAGCGACCACGGCTACTATTCCATGCTCAGTGACTTCTCCACCATCAGCCTCCAAGACAGTTTCTGCAGTCTTGAACAGCCAGAGCCTGTAGGGGTGGGTGGAGGATATCCTGGTAGAGCCAGCATGTGCCCAGAACCCGGCCGAAGCCATTCGTCAGACTCCTATTCGTCCTACAGTGGAGAGATGTACCTCAACTCATTGGAGGGCAGCCTGGATGACAGCATGAAAGGGCCACCGTCGCAGACCCAGACTCAACCTTCGGCGCAAATACGCCTTCAAGCCTTTGCACATGGTTTCCACCATGAGGCCTTGACACGTGTGCAGAGCTACGGAACAGATGAACCCAAACCGGGACCTCGAAAGCAGTCCTCCGCCCACCTTGCACCACACTCCCAACACACGGTCGTCGGTGCCCGATCCAGCTGCCCAGGAGACTACCCTCCTGTGTCCCAGAACATGTTGCCTTCTGCCAGCCCTTCCCAGCAGGGTCGGTCCTTAGGCATGACTCGAATGGACAGCATATCTGACTCACGGCTCTACGAGAGCAATCCACTGCGCCAGCGGAGACCTCCTCTTTGTCGAGAGCAGCATGCCAGCTGGGACCCTTTGCCATGTGGTAACGAGCCCTACAGTTACGGAAGCTACGGATTAACGGGAGGCCTCATGCCTTGCTGTGAAAGGGTGATGGTCCGCAGCATGCCCGAGAAGATGGAGCAGATTTGGAGGTCCCCGTGGGATAGCGTGCCGCCTCCACCGCTCAGTGCTCGTGGGCCAGCGGAGGAACCCCAAGAGCGGCACCCTATTCCAGAACACCAGTATCAAACCTACCGAAACCTC
- the zc4h2 gene encoding zinc finger C4H2 domain-containing protein, translating into MADEQEIMCKLENIKEIRNKTIQMEKIKSRLRSEFEALESEEKHLREYKQEMDLLLQEKMAHVEELRLIHADINVMENSIKQSESDLNKLLESTRRLHDEYKPLKEHVDALRMTLGLQRLPDLSQEEEKLSLDYFEKQKAEWQTEPQEPPIPESLAAAAAAAQQLQTARKQDARQTATFRQQPPPMKACLSCHQQIHRNAPICPLCKAKSRSRNPKKPKRKPDE; encoded by the exons ATGGCGGACGAACAAGAGATAATGTGCAAGCTAGAAAACATCAAAGAAATAAG GAATAAGACAATTCAGATGGAGAAGATCAAATCTCGACTGAGGAGTGAGTTTGAAGCTCTGGAGTCAGAGGAGAAGCACCTGAGAGAGTACAAACAGGAAATGGATCTTCTGCTGCAGGAGAAAATGGCTCATGTAGAGGAGCTGCGTCTTATACATGCTGATATTAATGTg ATGGAAAACAGTATCAAACAGTCTGAAAGTGACTTGAACAAACTGCTGGAGTCCACCAGACGTCTCCACGATGAATACAAGCCACTGAAAGAACACGTGGATGCCCTGAGGATGACCCTCGGCTTACAGAGACTCCCCGACCTCAGCCAGGAAGAGGAGAAGCTCTCACTGGA CTACTTTGAAAAGCAAAAGGCTGAGTGGCAGACAGAACCTCAGGAGCCTCCTATCCCAGAATCCTTAGCAGCAGCAGCGGCTGCAGCCCAGCAGCTTCAAACTGCACGGAAACAGGATGCCAGACAGACAGCGACGTTCCGCCAGCAGCCGCCACCTATGAAG GCCTGTCTGTCCTGCCACCAGCAAATCCATCGGAACGCACCGATTTGTCCTCTCTGCAAAGCCAAAAGTCGCTCACGCAACCCTAAAAAACCCAAGAGAAAACCCGACGAGTAG
- the shisa2a gene encoding shisa family member 2a, protein MTSSVSCAHFLLVSVVLPVSFALSGEYCHGWTDTFNSWHRGFQCPERFFNGEDARYCCGTCALRYCCTYAEARLDQSTCDTGSEPENTGDVRKMTESVPTYLPFVIVVSTFLSFVLVGTVVSICCCQCVKPKASERPAGPSAAQTSLLESGGPSVDSSTPSRTSTSGSSMTNARPPPSELSVNLYGPMGNPFPPSQSQQYVPPLPQGAPQFYQPYMNYALPPERSMLMAPAFLDARSAFGKVHGQPFPQAPMRTEPIHPPAAI, encoded by the exons ATGACTTCATCTGTATCATGTGCGCACTTTCTATTAGTATCAGTCGTTCTCCCGGTGTCCTTTGCGTTATCGGGGGAATATTGTCACGGTTGGACGGACACATTTAACTCTTGGCACCGGGGATTCCAATGTCCGGAGCGCTTTTTTAACGGCGAGGACGCGCGCTACTGCTGCGGTACGTGCGCGCTCAGGTACTGCTGTACTTACGCGGAGGCGCGCCTCGATCAGAGCACCTGCGACACCGGCTCCGAACCTGAGAACACGGGTGACGTGAGAAAGATGACAGAGAGTG TTCCAACCTATTTGCCCTTTGTGATTGTGGTGAGCACGTTCCTGTCGTTCGTTCTAGTTGGCACGGTTGTCTCTATCTGCTGCTGCCAGTGTGTGAAACCCAAAGCGAGCGAGCGGCCAGCAGGGCCATCCGCTGCTCAAACCAGCCTGTTGGAGTCTGGAGGGCCCTCTGTGGACAGCTCTACCCCGTCCCGCACCTCCACTTCAGGCTCATCCATGACAAATGCTCGCCCGCCACCATCCGAGCTCAGCGTGAACCTTTACGGCCCGATGGGAAACCCATTCCCTCCCTCTCAGTCCCAGCAGTATGTTCCTCCACTCCCACAGGGGGCGCCACAGTTCTATCAGCCCTACATGAATTATGCTCTCCCCCCAGAACGCAGCATGCTGATGGCCCCTGCGTTCCTGGATGCCCGTTCTGCGTTTGGGAAGGTGCACGGGCAGCCTTTTCCTCAGGCCCCCATGCGCACCGAGCCCATTCATCCCCCTGCCGCTATCTGA
- the zc3h12b gene encoding probable ribonuclease ZC3H12B isoform X2: protein MVLELTAPASAGPALQRCIPHIQRVFRVRVSCSTAESSCESPNAGSCIIVNIEDGKEEDCTKAKEYIVSLISPLHKHRERLTLWLQRRLHALRAAIEYESCAVVQVRDHALELQGGHAQVTSACAMLQRLKMEQRGCREPQALPAATGHDSPEEEDEEDDEEAREDGSSSESDGEARSRSRSSGGVVSTAGSEEGLTGKRQDPLTATKPHRQLCRSSCLDRPSFSQSSILQELRTDDTQRAQTPLRQTSDRDYQTKMDFALKLGYSGEQVESVLSKLGCSALINDLLAELVRLGNKGDPESQTAAGTAGLTPRAVGAKETVSHETSLEEDASDTYDNLRPIVIDGSNVAMSHGNKDVFSCLGIQLAVDWFLEKGHKDITVFVPAWRKEQSRPDAPIKDQEILRKLEKEKILVFTPSRRVQGRRVVCYDDRFIVKLACDSDGIIVSNDNYRDLQNEKPEWKKFIEERLLMYSFVNDKFMPPDDPLGRHGPSLENFLRKRPVVPEHKKQPCPYGKKCTYGHKCKYYHPERANQPQRAVADELRAFAKLSAVKTMSEGALAKCGTSGSANKGDSSSEAKRVAPKRQSDPSIRSVACEQEERLCPARKAEANSVPSLVSALSVPTMPLTKSHAAGALNTRSASSPVPGSLHFTHSSLEHAGSIQYPPILVTNSQGASVAYGEPFPKYDSVVSDHGYYSMLSDFSTISLQDSFCSLEQPEPVGVGGGYPGRASMCPEPGRSHSSDSYSSYSGEMYLNSLEGSLDDSMKGPPSQTQTQPSAQIRLQAFAHGFHHEALTRVQSYGTDEPKPGPRKQSSAHLAPHSQHTVVGARSSCPGDYPPVSQNMLPSASPSQQGRSLGMTRMDSISDSRLYESNPLRQRRPPLCREQHASWDPLPCGNEPYSYGSYGLTGGLMPCCERVMVRSMPEKMEQIWRSPWDSVPPPPLSARGPAEEPQERHPIPEHQYQTYRNLCNIFPAYVVHLVMEENPHMTDPQQLAAVIVTKLRTCH from the exons ATGGTTTTGGAGCTCACCGCGCCCGCCAGTGCAGGCCCTGCGCTCCAGCGCTGCATCCCGCACATCCAGCGGGTTTTCCGGGTCAGAGTGAGCTGCAGCACTGCCGAGTCCAGCTGCGAGAGCCCCAACGCCGGCTCCTGTATCATCGTAAACATCGAGGACGGCAAGGAAGAAGACTGCACTAAAGCTAAA GAGTACATTGTGTCGCTGATCAGTCCATTGCATAAGCACCGTGAGCGTTTGACTCTTTGGCTGCAGCGGCGACTGCATGCCCTACGTGCAGCTATTGAGTACGAGAGCTGTGCCGTGGTGCAGGTGAGGGACCATGCACTGGAGCTTCAGGGAGGTCATGCACAGGTAACATCTGCATGCGCCATGCTGCAGCGCCTGAAGATGGAGCAACGCGGCTGCCGAGAACCCCAGGCCTTGCCCGCTGCCACCGGCCATGACTCTCCagaagaagaggatgaggaggatgatgaagaagCCAGGGAAGATGGGAGCAGTTCTGAGAGTGACGGTGAGGCGCGGTCACGGAGCAGGAGTTCTGGAGGCGTTGTCAGCACCGCGGGGTCAGAAGAAGGATTGACCGGAAAGAGGCAGGACCCACTCACAGCAACCAAACCTCACCGGCAGCTGTGTCGCTCATCCTGTTTGGACCGTCCCAGCTTCAGCCAGAGCAGCATCTTACAGGAGTTGCGCACAGATGACACCCAGAGAGCCCAAACGCCCTTGCGTCAAACCAGCGATCGAGATTACCAAACCAAAATGGACTTTGCTCTGAAACTGGGCTACTCCGGAGAGCAGGTGGAGTCTGTGCTGAGTAAACTGGGGTGCAGCGCACTAATCAATGATTTATTGGCCGAACTGGTACGCTTAGGCAATAAAGGAGATCCAGAGAGTCAGACAGCAGCGGGCACTGCAGGTTTAACACCACGGGCGGTGGGTGCCAAAGAAACCGTCAGCCATGAAACATCGCTGGAGGAAGACGCATCAGACACGTATGATAACCTCAGACCAATTGTGATTGATGGATCCAATGTTGCCATGAG ccATGGAAACAAAGATGTGTTCTCATGCCTGGGCATTCAGCTGGCTGTTGATTGGTTCCTGGAGAAAGGCCACAAAGACATCACAGTTTTCGTCCCAGCATGGAGGAAAGAGCAGTCAAGACCTGATGCGCCAATCAAAg ATCAGGAGATCCTACGGAAATTAGAGAAGGAAAAGATCCTCGTCTTCACGCCGTCTCGCAGAGTCCAAGGTCGACGAGTGGTTTGCTACGACGACCGTTTTATCGTCAAGCTGGCCTGCGACTCAGACGGGATCATCGTGTCCAACGACAACTACCGAGACTTGCAGAATGAGAAACCAGAGTGGAAGAAATTTATTGAGGAACGACTCCTCATGTACAGCTTCGTCAACGACAA GTTTATGCCTCCTGATGATCCTTTAGGCAGACATGGACCTAGTCTTGAAAATTTTCTCCGCAAACGACCAGTGGTTCCAGAGCACAAGAAGCAGCCGTGTCCTTATG GTAAGAAGTGCACGTACGGCCATAAATGCAAGTACTACCACCCAGAAAGAGCCAACCAACCACAGCGGGCTGTTGCTGACGAGCTCAGAGCCTTTGCCAAACTCTCTGCTGTAAAAACAATGAGTGAGGGGGCACTTGCCAAATGTGGGACCTCTGGTTCTGCTAACAAGGGGGACAGTAGCTCCGAGGCAAAGCGAGTGGCACCCAAGCGCCAGTCTGACCCTAGTATCCGGTCGGTTGCATGTGAGCAAGAAGAGAGACTCTGTCCAGCGCGGAAGGCCGAGGCCAATTCTGTACCGTCGTTAGTTTCGGCACTTAGTGTTCCAACTATGCCACTGACGAAAAGTCACGCGGCAGGCGCCCTGAACACACGCTCTGCGAGCAGCCCTGTTCCAGGGTCTCTGCACTTTACCCACAGCTCGCTCGAGCATGCGGGCAGCATCCAATATCCCCCCATCCTAGTCACCAATAGTCAGGGTGCGTCCGTGGCTTATGGTGAGCCGTTCCCCAAGTACGACTCTGTGGTAAGCGACCACGGCTACTATTCCATGCTCAGTGACTTCTCCACCATCAGCCTCCAAGACAGTTTCTGCAGTCTTGAACAGCCAGAGCCTGTAGGGGTGGGTGGAGGATATCCTGGTAGAGCCAGCATGTGCCCAGAACCCGGCCGAAGCCATTCGTCAGACTCCTATTCGTCCTACAGTGGAGAGATGTACCTCAACTCATTGGAGGGCAGCCTGGATGACAGCATGAAAGGGCCACCGTCGCAGACCCAGACTCAACCTTCGGCGCAAATACGCCTTCAAGCCTTTGCACATGGTTTCCACCATGAGGCCTTGACACGTGTGCAGAGCTACGGAACAGATGAACCCAAACCGGGACCTCGAAAGCAGTCCTCCGCCCACCTTGCACCACACTCCCAACACACGGTCGTCGGTGCCCGATCCAGCTGCCCAGGAGACTACCCTCCTGTGTCCCAGAACATGTTGCCTTCTGCCAGCCCTTCCCAGCAGGGTCGGTCCTTAGGCATGACTCGAATGGACAGCATATCTGACTCACGGCTCTACGAGAGCAATCCACTGCGCCAGCGGAGACCTCCTCTTTGTCGAGAGCAGCATGCCAGCTGGGACCCTTTGCCATGTGGTAACGAGCCCTACAGTTACGGAAGCTACGGATTAACGGGAGGCCTCATGCCTTGCTGTGAAAGGGTGATGGTCCGCAGCATGCCCGAGAAGATGGAGCAGATTTGGAGGTCCCCGTGGGATAGCGTGCCGCCTCCACCGCTCAGTGCTCGTGGGCCAGCGGAGGAACCCCAAGAGCGGCACCCTATTCCAGAACACCAGTATCAAACCTACCGAAACCTC